In Humulus lupulus chromosome 7, drHumLupu1.1, whole genome shotgun sequence, the following are encoded in one genomic region:
- the LOC133790281 gene encoding kinetochore protein NUF2 homolog yields the protein MSKFEYPRLSRSEIVNILAEAQIIAISDHDLIKPNPDFVSDLYTRILIYLDFIHEEDHEQVEFSALEQLENPDLHVDSVRIVKLFNRIKQVVASLACPKRFTLKDLIKPDMERTEYFISALLNFCLHKETKMALLSPIVNELTLLEDQRKDWEDKISQLNAEIAEYNEARETELPLVHDVDAKVKELHQTIGSLNSSQASLRNTLRKLKEKTGEMDEKISSAEFALVQSAQENANLRSKIVQSPDKLQKALEEKKSVREEAKNTEKLAMQSFQEKTAVAEIYAKVSKKMIKHLTQMQAIQEQVNSAKSVDKDYKALKAKLSDEVVLDKSLEAKLLERRGKVDQLEEYKRQLEKDRELKCEEASKELDQVKLEVESRRRNLEARQKNVEAVVAEVDDITSRTTQVQVSGAAKQQELLSKCEELANEFHQYTNSISDSITLMDFQAMNN from the exons ATGTCGAAGTTCGAGTACCCGCGACTCTCTCGATCGGAGATTGTTAATATTCTCGCCGAAGCTCAAATCATCGCCATCTCAGACCACGATCTCATCAAGCCCAATCCCGATTTTGTTTCTGACCTCTACACTCGCATTTTGATCTACCTCGACTTCATTCACGA GGAAGATCATGAACAGGTTGAATTTTCTGCTCTTGAGCAGCTTGAGAATCCGGATCTTCATGTTGATTCGGTCAGGATCGTTAAGTTGTTTAATAGGATAAAGCAAGTGGTGGCTTCGTTAGCTTGCCCTAAGAGATTTACTCTCAAAGATCTCATCAAACCGGATATGGAGCGCACCGAGTATTTCATCAGTGCCCTTCTCAATTTCTGTCTTCACAA AGAGACAAAAATGGCACTCTTATCGCCAATTGTTAATGAGCTAACACTTCTCGAGGATCAGCGTAAAGATTGGGAGGACAAGATTTCTCAG TTAAATGCAGAGATTGCTGAGTACAATGAAGCAAGAGAAACAGAGTTGCCTCTTGTTCATGACGTAGATGCAAAGGTTAAAGAATTGCATCAAACCATTGGAAGCCTTAACAGTAGCCAAGCATCACTCAGAAACACTTTACGAAAGCTGAAAGAGAAGACTGGTGAAATGGATGAGAag ATTTCTAGTGCAGAATTTGCTCTTGTGCAAAGTGCCCAAGAAAATGCAAACTTACGTTCAAAGATTGTGCAGTCACCAGATAAACTGCAg aaaGCTCTGGAGGAGAAGAAATCGGTCCGGGAGGAGGCAAAGAATACTGAAAAGTTGGCCATGCAATCTTTCCAGGAGAAGACTGCCGTAGCTGAGATTTATGCCAAG GTTTCTAAGAAAATGATAAAGCACTTAACTCAAATGCAGGCCATACAGGAACAG GTAAACTCTGCGAAATCTGTTGATAAAGACTACAAGGCTTTAAAAGCTAAACTAAGTGATGAAGTAGTATTGGACAAGTCACTAGAAGCCAAATTGTTAGAGCGGCGGGGAAAAG TGGACCAGTTGGAGGAATACAAAAGGCAATTAGAAAAAGATAGAGAACTCAAATGTGAGGAAGCTAGCAAAGAGCTTGATCAAGTAAAACTTGAGGTGGAATCTAGGAGGCGTAATTTGGAAGCACGACAGAAGAATGTGGAAGCTGTAGTAGCAGAG GTGGATGATATAACTTCAAGAACAACACAAGTTCAAGTGTCTGGAGCAGCTAAACAGCAAGAGTTACTTTCAAAGTGTGAGGAGCTTGCCAATGAG TTTCACCAGTATACGAATTCTATAAGCGACTCGATCACTTTGATGGATTTCCAAGCAATGAACAATTGA
- the LOC133790284 gene encoding uncharacterized protein LOC133790284, whose translation MVKQQSKEPCKKEACDIQACLSKNNFLSHKCVTVIQKLQSCCEKCNNNSTHCASVAGLLKQISK comes from the exons atggTGAAGCAACAGAGCAAAGAGCCGTGCAAGAAGGAGGCTTGCGATATTCAAGCTTGTCTATCCAAGAATAATTTTCTTTCTCACAA GTGTGTAACTGTCATTCAAAAGCTGCAATCATGTTGTGAGAAGTGTAATAACAACTCCACACACTGTGCTTCTGTGGCTGGGCTCCTCAAGCAAATTTCCAAGTAA